ATAGATATATTCACTTTATTTTTTATTTTAAGGAGGACTTCATCATGAAAATCGGTCTAATCGGAACTGGAAAAATGGGTACACCTCTTGCTTTAAATGCTATAGATAATGGTCATGAAATATTAGCATTTGCGCGTTCTAATGAAAAAAAATCAAAATTAAATGAGATAGGAGTAGATTCTGTAACTTCCTATGAAACTCTCTGTAAATCTCTCGCCGTTCCTCGAAAAATATGGATCATGGTTCCATCTGGAAATGCAGTAGATGAAGTTATAGTAAATCTTTTACCACATCTTTCAGCAGGTGATATTTTGATCGATGCTGGTAACTCAAATTTCAACGATACATTGAGGAGAAGTAAATACCTTCACGAGCAACATATTCATTTTCTAGATGTCGGAACAAGTGGTGGCATAGAAGGCGCTAGACATGGTGCTTGCCTTATGATAGGTGGTGATGAACGTATATTTACACTTCTAGAGCCGTTCTTTAGAGATATTTCCATAAATGGCGGATATGGATACATGGGAGTCTCTGGCAGTGGACACTATGTAAAAATGGTTCACAATGCAATAGAATACGGTATGATGCAATCTATCGGTGAAGGTTTCGATCTCTTAAAACACTCAGAATTCAAATTTGATTACGAAAATATATCTAGAATTTGGAGCAATGGTTCCATCATAGAAGGATTGCTTATGAGGCTTACAAATGAAGCTTTCAAAAAAGATTCTTCTCTCGAAAATATAGAAGGGAAAGTAAATGACTCCGGTGAAGGTAGATGGGCTGTAGAAGAAGCTCTTAGATTAAGTGCTTACACCCCTGTTTTATCACTATCTCTTTTGAATAGATTCAAATCTAGAGATAATGATAATTTTTCAGAAAAAGTAATCTCTGCTCTGCGAGCTGAGTTTGGCGGTCATAAAATTGACAGAAAGTAGGTGATACACATGAGTCGTTGTCAAAATCCTTGTATTTTAACACTATTTGGCGGAACTGGAAACCTAGCATATAAAAAATTAATACCAGCCCTTTATCATTTGTTTGCTGAAGATAAACTACCAAAATGTTTTTATGTATTGTCTGTTGGAAGACGAGAATATACTAAAGAAACCTATCAAGAATCAATCAAATCTTATCTAGATGACGATTCTACATTTGATGAAGATGTTTGGAATAAATTTGCAAAAATCATTGGATACTTTCCTCTAGATTTTAATGAAGAAAGTCACTATATAGCACTTTCAAATCATCTAAAAAAATTAGATAGTATTTATGGAACCAAAAATAATAGACTATTTTATTTTGCAGTAGCACCGCAATACTTTGAATTAATTTCCAAAAGACTAGTAACATACAATCTTTTAGAAGATAACTCAGGTTTTCACAGGGTAGTCTTCGAAAAACCCTTCGGTAAAAATTTAGAAACCGCTAAATCTTTTAATCGCATATTGAGAGAATGCTTTGATGAAAAACAAATATATAGAATTGATCATTATCTCGGTAAAGAAATGATTCAAAATATATTGGTTCTTAGATTTGCAAATAGGTTATTCGAAGAAATTTGGTGTAAAAATGGTATAGAAAAAATTCACATAAAGGCTCTTGAAACTGTAGGTGTTGGAAAAAGAGGTGGCTATTATGATAACGCTGGAGCCCTTAGGGATATGGTTCAAAATCATTTACTACAAATACTAGCACTAATAGCTATGGATCCTCCTAAAAATTTCGATACTGAATCTATTAGAAATGAA
This region of Tissierellales bacterium genomic DNA includes:
- the gnd gene encoding decarboxylating 6-phosphogluconate dehydrogenase; its protein translation is MKIGLIGTGKMGTPLALNAIDNGHEILAFARSNEKKSKLNEIGVDSVTSYETLCKSLAVPRKIWIMVPSGNAVDEVIVNLLPHLSAGDILIDAGNSNFNDTLRRSKYLHEQHIHFLDVGTSGGIEGARHGACLMIGGDERIFTLLEPFFRDISINGGYGYMGVSGSGHYVKMVHNAIEYGMMQSIGEGFDLLKHSEFKFDYENISRIWSNGSIIEGLLMRLTNEAFKKDSSLENIEGKVNDSGEGRWAVEEALRLSAYTPVLSLSLLNRFKSRDNDNFSEKVISALRAEFGGHKIDRK
- the zwf gene encoding glucose-6-phosphate dehydrogenase — its product is MSRCQNPCILTLFGGTGNLAYKKLIPALYHLFAEDKLPKCFYVLSVGRREYTKETYQESIKSYLDDDSTFDEDVWNKFAKIIGYFPLDFNEESHYIALSNHLKKLDSIYGTKNNRLFYFAVAPQYFELISKRLVTYNLLEDNSGFHRVVFEKPFGKNLETAKSFNRILRECFDEKQIYRIDHYLGKEMIQNILVLRFANRLFEEIWCKNGIEKIHIKALETVGVGKRGGYYDNAGALRDMVQNHLLQILALIAMDPPKNFDTESIRNEKVKVLSNLKLHKINGKSDIVLGQYEGYLKEDQVQPNSLTETYVKLSCAVDTNRWQGVPFILETGKKLDQKKAEIEIYFKPHSSKYTPDGIETFPNRLIIRIQPSEGVFLEMNVKKPGLELEIDRVNMEYCQSCKTLIHSPEAYEKLITDIIDGDSTLFARWDEIEASWTFVDKLLECCSLDRRYLKIYSPGKRGPNDV